One part of the Malus sylvestris chromosome 2, drMalSylv7.2, whole genome shotgun sequence genome encodes these proteins:
- the LOC126591139 gene encoding SKP1-like protein 1A, with product MSSSSKKITLKSSDGESFEVEEAVALESQTIKHMIEDDCADNGIPLPNVTSKILAKVIEYCKRHVDAAKPDEKISEDDLKAWDQEFVKVDQATLFDLILAANYLNIKSLLDLTCQTVADMIKGKTPEEIRKTFNINNDFTPEEEEEVRRENQWAFE from the exons ATGTCGTCGTCGTCGAAGAAGATCACCCTGAAGAGCTCCGACGGCGAGTCGTTCGAGGTCGAGGAGGCGGTGGCGCTGGAGTCACAGACCATTAAGCACATGATCGAGGACGACTGCGCCGACAACGGTATTCCTTTGCCCAACGTCACCAGCAAGATCTTGGCCAAGGTCATCGAGTACTGCAAGAGGCACGTCGACGCCGCCAAGCCCGACGAGAAGATCTCCGAGGACGATCTCAAGGCCTGGGATCAGGAGTTCGTAAAGGTGGACCAGGCTACGCTGTTTGATCTCATTCTG GCTGCAAACTACTTGAACATCAAGAGCCTTTTGGACCTGACATGCCAGACAGTTGCAGACATGATCAAGGGTAAGACTCCAGAAGAGATCAGAAAGACCTTCAACATCAATAACGACTTCACCccggaggaagaggaggaagttCGTCGTGAGAACCAGTGGGCGTTTGAATGA